In a single window of the Olivibacter sp. SDN3 genome:
- a CDS encoding riboflavin synthase, which yields MFTGIIETVGIVQNIARENTNLHLTIRSSISDELKVDQSVSHNGVCLTVVGVAPGEHTVTAIQETLAKSNIGSLTIGDKINLERCTIAGDRLDGHIVQGHVDQTAVCTNIDDQNGSWVYTFNYDETIGNITVEKGSIAVNGVSLTVLNSDSNQFSVAIIPYTYEHTAFHMLKQGDAVNLEFDIIGKYVAKLFSLKS from the coding sequence ATGTTTACAGGAATTATAGAAACCGTTGGAATCGTCCAAAATATCGCAAGAGAAAACACCAATCTTCACCTAACTATTCGCTCATCTATCTCAGACGAGTTAAAAGTAGACCAAAGTGTTTCTCATAATGGTGTATGCTTAACTGTAGTGGGCGTTGCTCCGGGAGAACATACCGTAACAGCTATTCAAGAAACACTGGCAAAAAGTAATATTGGCTCCCTAACGATAGGCGATAAAATAAATCTAGAACGTTGCACGATCGCCGGAGACCGCCTGGACGGTCATATTGTGCAAGGACATGTTGATCAGACAGCCGTTTGCACTAATATAGACGACCAGAATGGAAGCTGGGTCTATACTTTTAATTACGATGAAACGATAGGAAATATCACGGTAGAAAAGGGATCAATAGCCGTTAATGGCGTGAGCCTAACCGTCCTTAATTCGGACAGCAATCAGTTCTCGGTAGCAATTATTCCCTATACCTATGAACATACTGCTTTCCACATGCTCAAGCAGGGAGATGCTGTCAACCTTGAATTTGATATCATTGGAAAATACGTGGCAAAGCTGTTTTCATTAAAAAGTTAA
- a CDS encoding N-acetylglucosamine kinase: MIIIADGGSTKTNWCLINDSGKKIYFNTEGYNPYFVSSDYIVSSLKRGLPKDLPFEEVKEVNYYGAGVHNEEKAAIVAMAIKQVFKSSEVFVGHDLLAAARALLKDKPGFAAILGTGTNTCIYDGKDIVKNIDSAAYILGDEGSGCYIGKKLLTDYVRGYMPQDVREVFWDTFKLSPDDVMDAVYTKPLANRFCASFSKFVYDINVNMEYSRGLVKSSFEDFFKNLVVHYPDYQKYSFNCIGSVAYNFRNVLEETAQEFEMEFGRIVRSPIDDLVKFHQDKINA, encoded by the coding sequence ATGATCATTATTGCAGATGGCGGTTCAACCAAAACAAATTGGTGCCTGATCAATGACTCCGGAAAAAAAATCTATTTTAACACTGAAGGATACAACCCTTATTTTGTTTCAAGCGATTATATTGTGAGTTCCTTAAAAAGAGGATTACCTAAAGACTTACCGTTTGAGGAAGTTAAAGAAGTAAATTATTATGGTGCGGGGGTTCACAATGAAGAGAAAGCTGCTATAGTAGCAATGGCTATCAAGCAGGTGTTTAAATCTTCCGAAGTTTTTGTAGGGCATGATTTATTGGCCGCTGCAAGAGCATTGTTGAAAGACAAACCCGGTTTTGCCGCTATTTTGGGGACTGGAACGAACACCTGTATTTATGATGGAAAAGATATTGTTAAAAATATCGATTCTGCGGCATATATTTTAGGTGATGAAGGTAGCGGTTGCTATATCGGTAAGAAATTATTAACAGATTACGTGAGAGGTTATATGCCTCAGGATGTGAGAGAGGTTTTTTGGGATACCTTTAAATTGTCTCCGGATGATGTGATGGATGCTGTTTATACAAAGCCTTTGGCCAATCGATTTTGTGCAAGTTTTAGCAAATTTGTGTACGATATTAATGTAAATATGGAATACTCTAGAGGCCTGGTAAAAAGCTCTTTTGAAGACTTCTTTAAAAACTTAGTTGTACACTATCCCGACTACCAGAAGTATTCTTTCAACTGTATAGGTTCAGTCGCTTATAATTTTAGAAATGTATTGGAAGAAACGGCGCAGGAGTTTGAGATGGAATTTGGAAGAATAGTACGGTCTCCTATAGACGATCTTGTAAAGTTCCACCAAGATAAAATTAATGCCTAA